A stretch of the Gossypium hirsutum isolate 1008001.06 chromosome D07, Gossypium_hirsutum_v2.1, whole genome shotgun sequence genome encodes the following:
- the LOC121219109 gene encoding probable E3 ubiquitin-protein ligase RHB1A isoform X5, with protein sequence MGGCCCSSRKPLLHGTPVYYYCPPALEENESVTPHDGSASAMAARFLVNLDLEVPDTFRPPPAPLPYDVVLGCPQSTDSESFRETLSRGSFETLPTCEDLEESDCKTQSGLLLSPRKSEVSKLTESKESTAEEEDACPICLEEYGTENPKLITKCEHHFHLSCILEWMERSDTCPICGNDIKPDF encoded by the exons ATGGGAGGCTGCTGTTGTTCTTCCAGGAAACCTCTTCTGCATGGGACACCTGTGTATTACTAT TGTCCACCAGCTTTGGAAGAGAATGAGTCTGTAACACCTCATGATGGATCAGCCTCCGCAATGGCTGCAAGATTCCTGGTTAATTTGGATTTAGAAGTACCTGACACCTTTAGACCACCTCCTGCACCATTGCCATATGATGTGGTCTTGGGATGTCCACAATCAACCGATTCGGAGTCCTTCAGAGAAACTCTTAGTAGAGGTAGTTTCGAGACTCTGCCAACATGTGAAGATCTTGAGGAATCTGACTGCAAAACACAGTCTGGTTTGCTTCTTTCGCCAAGGAAATCAGAAGTCTCAAAATTAACCGAGTCTAAGGAATCAACGGCAGAAGAAGAGGATGCTTGTCCTATTTGTCTTGAAG AGTATGGCACAGAGAATCCAAAACTTATCACTAAATGTGAACACCATTTTCATCTCTCATGCATTTTGGAGTGGATGGAAAGAAGTGACACCTGCCCTATCTGCG GAAATGATATTAAACCAGACTTTTGA
- the LOC121219109 gene encoding probable E3 ubiquitin-protein ligase RHB1A isoform X2 encodes MGGCCCSSRKPLLHGTPVYYYCPPALEENESVTPHDGSASAMAARFLVNLDLEVPDTFRPPPAPLPYDVVLGCPQSTDSESFRETLSRGSFETLPTCEDLEESDCKTQSGLLLSPRKSEVSKLTESKESTAEEEDACPICLEEYGTENPKLITKCEHHFHLSCILEWMERSDTCPICDCVSSWALHGASTHTHIAVSYFICISNELPQLLFLEMILNQTFDQ; translated from the exons ATGGGAGGCTGCTGTTGTTCTTCCAGGAAACCTCTTCTGCATGGGACACCTGTGTATTACTAT TGTCCACCAGCTTTGGAAGAGAATGAGTCTGTAACACCTCATGATGGATCAGCCTCCGCAATGGCTGCAAGATTCCTGGTTAATTTGGATTTAGAAGTACCTGACACCTTTAGACCACCTCCTGCACCATTGCCATATGATGTGGTCTTGGGATGTCCACAATCAACCGATTCGGAGTCCTTCAGAGAAACTCTTAGTAGAGGTAGTTTCGAGACTCTGCCAACATGTGAAGATCTTGAGGAATCTGACTGCAAAACACAGTCTGGTTTGCTTCTTTCGCCAAGGAAATCAGAAGTCTCAAAATTAACCGAGTCTAAGGAATCAACGGCAGAAGAAGAGGATGCTTGTCCTATTTGTCTTGAAG AGTATGGCACAGAGAATCCAAAACTTATCACTAAATGTGAACACCATTTTCATCTCTCATGCATTTTGGAGTGGATGGAAAGAAGTGACACCTGCCCTATCTGCG ATTGTGTAAGTTCTTGGGCTTTGCATGGTGcctccacacacacacacattgcAGTGTCTTATTTTATTTGCATCTCAAATGAACTGCCACAGCTTCTATTCCTT GAAATGATATTAAACCAGACTTTTGATCAATGA
- the LOC121219109 gene encoding probable E3 ubiquitin-protein ligase RHB1A isoform X3: protein MGGCCCSSRKPLLHGTPVYYYCPPALEENESVTPHDGSASAMAARFLVNLDLEVPDTFRPPPAPLPYDVVLGCPQSTDSESFRETLSRGSFETLPTCEDLEESDCKTQSGLLLSPRKSEVSKLTESKESTAEEEDACPICLEEYGTENPKLITKCEHHFHLSCILEWMERSDTCPICGQEMILNQTFDQ, encoded by the exons ATGGGAGGCTGCTGTTGTTCTTCCAGGAAACCTCTTCTGCATGGGACACCTGTGTATTACTAT TGTCCACCAGCTTTGGAAGAGAATGAGTCTGTAACACCTCATGATGGATCAGCCTCCGCAATGGCTGCAAGATTCCTGGTTAATTTGGATTTAGAAGTACCTGACACCTTTAGACCACCTCCTGCACCATTGCCATATGATGTGGTCTTGGGATGTCCACAATCAACCGATTCGGAGTCCTTCAGAGAAACTCTTAGTAGAGGTAGTTTCGAGACTCTGCCAACATGTGAAGATCTTGAGGAATCTGACTGCAAAACACAGTCTGGTTTGCTTCTTTCGCCAAGGAAATCAGAAGTCTCAAAATTAACCGAGTCTAAGGAATCAACGGCAGAAGAAGAGGATGCTTGTCCTATTTGTCTTGAAG AGTATGGCACAGAGAATCCAAAACTTATCACTAAATGTGAACACCATTTTCATCTCTCATGCATTTTGGAGTGGATGGAAAGAAGTGACACCTGCCCTATCTGCGGTCAG GAAATGATATTAAACCAGACTTTTGATCAATGA
- the LOC121219109 gene encoding probable E3 ubiquitin-protein ligase RHB1A isoform X1: MGGCCCSSRKPLLHGTPVYYYCPPALEENESVTPHDGSASAMAARFLVNLDLEVPDTFRPPPAPLPYDVVLGCPQSTDSESFRETLSRGSFETLPTCEDLEESDCKTQSGLLLSPRKSEVSKLTESKESTAEEEDACPICLEEYGTENPKLITKCEHHFHLSCILEWMERSDTCPICGQIHIGFWFCSKSDDYWGGWRKLQGQWRDQVQIEMSFILWKGMRVVSLPCFK; the protein is encoded by the exons ATGGGAGGCTGCTGTTGTTCTTCCAGGAAACCTCTTCTGCATGGGACACCTGTGTATTACTAT TGTCCACCAGCTTTGGAAGAGAATGAGTCTGTAACACCTCATGATGGATCAGCCTCCGCAATGGCTGCAAGATTCCTGGTTAATTTGGATTTAGAAGTACCTGACACCTTTAGACCACCTCCTGCACCATTGCCATATGATGTGGTCTTGGGATGTCCACAATCAACCGATTCGGAGTCCTTCAGAGAAACTCTTAGTAGAGGTAGTTTCGAGACTCTGCCAACATGTGAAGATCTTGAGGAATCTGACTGCAAAACACAGTCTGGTTTGCTTCTTTCGCCAAGGAAATCAGAAGTCTCAAAATTAACCGAGTCTAAGGAATCAACGGCAGAAGAAGAGGATGCTTGTCCTATTTGTCTTGAAG AGTATGGCACAGAGAATCCAAAACTTATCACTAAATGTGAACACCATTTTCATCTCTCATGCATTTTGGAGTGGATGGAAAGAAGTGACACCTGCCCTATCTGCGGTCAG ATACATATTGGTTTTTGGTTCTGCAGCAAGTCTGATG ATTATTGGGGAGGATGGCGTAAACTACAAGGTCAATGGAGGGATCAGGTTCAGATCGAAATGAGCTTTATTTTGTGGAAGGGAATGAGAGTCGTCAGCCTGCCTTGCTTCAAGTAA
- the LOC121219109 gene encoding probable E3 ubiquitin-protein ligase RHB1A isoform X4, whose product MGGCCCSSRKPLLHGTPVYYYCPPALEENESVTPHDGSASAMAARFLVNLDLEVPDTFRPPPAPLPYDVVLGCPQSTDSESFRETLSRGSFETLPTCEDLEESDCKTQSGLLLSPRKSEVSKLTESKESTAEEEDACPICLEEYGTENPKLITKCEHHFHLSCILEWMERSDTCPICDTYWFLVLQQV is encoded by the exons ATGGGAGGCTGCTGTTGTTCTTCCAGGAAACCTCTTCTGCATGGGACACCTGTGTATTACTAT TGTCCACCAGCTTTGGAAGAGAATGAGTCTGTAACACCTCATGATGGATCAGCCTCCGCAATGGCTGCAAGATTCCTGGTTAATTTGGATTTAGAAGTACCTGACACCTTTAGACCACCTCCTGCACCATTGCCATATGATGTGGTCTTGGGATGTCCACAATCAACCGATTCGGAGTCCTTCAGAGAAACTCTTAGTAGAGGTAGTTTCGAGACTCTGCCAACATGTGAAGATCTTGAGGAATCTGACTGCAAAACACAGTCTGGTTTGCTTCTTTCGCCAAGGAAATCAGAAGTCTCAAAATTAACCGAGTCTAAGGAATCAACGGCAGAAGAAGAGGATGCTTGTCCTATTTGTCTTGAAG AGTATGGCACAGAGAATCCAAAACTTATCACTAAATGTGAACACCATTTTCATCTCTCATGCATTTTGGAGTGGATGGAAAGAAGTGACACCTGCCCTATCTGCG ATACATATTGGTTTTTGGTTCTGCAGCAAGTCTGA